The following proteins are co-located in the Candidatus Taylorbacteria bacterium genome:
- a CDS encoding nucleotidyl transferase AbiEii/AbiGii toxin family protein, whose amino-acid sequence MVSTPNIDMAVLKSLHLDVLPQATKEAFLLCISNAFFSSGGWYLAGGTALALQVGHRSSVDLDFFTPEKSFDEKKIEETLSTVGKWKTSSLDRATVYGELNGAKVSLIAYPFIKFSQPFLELGSISLVKPEDIAAMKIIAICQRGKKRDFFDLYWLSAHIQTLMKSIESAQNQYTVKQNPVHILKSLVYFEDAENDPDPVTNFKADWKMVKNFFEKEVPRITKALILSPGV is encoded by the coding sequence ATGGTCTCTACTCCTAACATAGACATGGCGGTTTTGAAGTCATTGCATCTTGATGTCCTTCCTCAAGCTACGAAGGAAGCTTTTTTACTGTGCATATCAAATGCTTTTTTTTCGAGCGGGGGATGGTATCTGGCAGGCGGAACGGCGCTTGCACTTCAAGTCGGACATCGTTCGTCTGTTGACCTTGATTTTTTTACTCCAGAAAAATCGTTCGATGAAAAAAAAATAGAAGAGACATTAAGCACAGTCGGGAAATGGAAAACATCTTCCCTTGATCGCGCTACCGTATACGGAGAGCTCAATGGGGCTAAAGTGAGCTTGATTGCATATCCTTTTATAAAATTTTCCCAGCCTTTTTTAGAGCTTGGAAGCATATCTCTCGTTAAACCGGAGGATATTGCCGCGATGAAAATTATTGCAATATGCCAACGTGGAAAAAAACGAGACTTCTTCGACTTATATTGGCTCTCCGCGCATATTCAGACACTTATGAAAAGTATCGAGTCTGCCCAAAATCAGTATACCGTGAAGCAGAATCCCGTCCACATTCTCAAGAGCCTTGTGTATTTTGAGGACGCGGAAAATGATCCAGATCCTGTCACCAATTTCAAAGCAGATTGGAAAATGGTCAAGAATTTTTTTGAAAAAGAAGTACCACGCATTACAAAAGCACTTATTTTATCTCCCGGGGTCTGA
- a CDS encoding HD domain-containing protein, translated as MLDKVTMKKITNIGLETDWNQAFGAKSKGNRHLFRVVKLAVFMAKKLGANVPIVEAAAWLHDTALPSGNDYNYSSNKRIVLKILEELDLTKHEQNEIAECVASHEGTGKAKSLEARIVHDADVLEKSGILGIIRHTWKVSNQGNRGFIDDKTSDVILKHLQWRSKKLSTPLARQIYTYVSIPVSRKKAKEIIFFVAPKAIKGIVTEKIAESLLPKLSKMQKNRLKEQLAMTYLKRF; from the coding sequence ATGTTAGACAAAGTCACAATGAAGAAAATAACGAATATTGGCCTAGAAACCGATTGGAATCAAGCATTTGGCGCAAAATCTAAGGGAAACAGACATTTATTTCGAGTCGTAAAACTTGCGGTCTTTATGGCAAAAAAACTTGGAGCAAATGTTCCTATAGTTGAAGCGGCAGCGTGGCTACATGACACTGCCCTTCCATCTGGAAATGATTATAATTATTCCTCAAATAAGAGGATTGTCTTAAAAATTTTAGAGGAATTGGATTTAACAAAGCATGAACAAAATGAAATTGCTGAATGTGTCGCTTCTCATGAAGGTACAGGTAAAGCAAAATCTCTCGAGGCCAGGATTGTACATGACGCGGATGTGTTAGAGAAATCTGGGATACTTGGAATCATCCGCCACACATGGAAAGTCTCTAATCAAGGCAACCGCGGTTTTATCGACGACAAAACGTCAGACGTCATTCTTAAACACTTACAATGGAGGTCAAAGAAATTGTCGACTCCCCTAGCAAGACAAATCTACACATATGTCTCGATACCAGTCTCGCGCAAAAAAGCAAAAGAGATTATCTTTTTCGTTGCGCCAAAGGCAATAAAAGGAATAGTAACAGAGAAAATCGCCGAATCTTTGTTGCCAAAATTAAGTAAGATGCAAAAAAATCGGCTGAAGGAACAATTGGCGATGACATATTTAAAGAGATTTTAG
- a CDS encoding C39 family peptidase, producing the protein MKKILLDVKPFQETLHADMCGPATLKILFSHYGINKSEQELAKLCGLKPGLGIDDSAIVKVAQSLGLKSEIKNESTFQDVEAWLKKGVPLIVDWFTKGRREYPDSQVSDGHYSLLIGLDDELVYLQDPEIGGIRKIAREDFLKVWFDFRGKTIKPDELIIRQIIAIYR; encoded by the coding sequence ATGAAAAAAATACTTCTCGATGTGAAGCCATTTCAGGAAACACTTCACGCGGATATGTGTGGTCCAGCTACTCTTAAGATTCTGTTTAGTCACTACGGAATAAACAAAAGCGAGCAGGAGCTTGCGAAGCTGTGTGGATTGAAGCCTGGCTTGGGAATTGACGACTCGGCCATCGTTAAAGTTGCGCAATCTCTGGGGCTAAAATCAGAGATAAAAAATGAAAGCACATTTCAAGATGTAGAGGCATGGCTTAAAAAGGGTGTACCGTTGATTGTTGATTGGTTTACTAAAGGGCGGAGAGAATATCCCGACTCGCAAGTCTCTGATGGGCACTACTCTTTGCTTATCGGGCTCGATGACGAACTTGTGTACCTCCAAGACCCGGAAATCGGTGGCATACGAAAAATCGCTCGAGAAGATTTTCTAAAAGTTTGGTTCGATTTTAGAGGCAAGACTATAAAACCCGACGAGCTCATAATCAGGCAAATTATCGCGATATATAGGTAG